The Carassius auratus strain Wakin chromosome 27, ASM336829v1, whole genome shotgun sequence genome includes a region encoding these proteins:
- the LOC113046230 gene encoding voltage-gated potassium channel subunit beta-1-like encodes MQVSFACTDHGLKAPRTSEPNKQNTSSPNTASAARARFRTVALIARSLGSFTHRHHISLKESTGKLTGMKYRNLGKSGLRVSCLGLGTWVTFGGQISDEVRI; translated from the exons ATGCAGGTGTCCTTCGCGTGTACCGATCACGGGTTGAAGGCCCCGCGTACCAGCGAGCCTAACAAGCAGAACACGTCGAGTCCGAACACGGCCAGCGCGGCACGGGCACGGTTTCGAACGGTGGCACTGATTGCCCGGAGCCTGGGCTCTTTTACACACAGGCACCACATTTCCCTGAAAGAGTCCACTGGAAAACTCACCGGCATGAAGTACAG GAATCTTGGGAAGTCAGGACTGCGAGTGTCATGCCTTGGACTCG gCACGTGGGTGACATTTGGGGGACAGATTTCAGATGAGGtgagaatttaa
- the LOC113046338 gene encoding protein PIH1D3-like: protein MEGLASVHDLQALSALLSPNPEDDEEDLQEVKPMARMGPGHIGSPAAPSEKKNKEGSTAYVKKNSKNIWDEDEVTEGAHFDDLTDPRPQPEYEIVLKQSVGTEDLFLGLSRKDPSSMCCDSMLVRVKLPDTKASDLVLDVRETFLDLRTPKYKLGLHLPHPVHKQEGNARFIVEREELEITLPMNRPMDCINLT, encoded by the exons ATGGAGGGTCTCGCGTCCGTGCATGATCTCCAGGCGCTATCCGCTCTGCTCTCTCCAAACCCTGAAGATGACGAAGAAGATCTCCAG gAAGTGAAGCCCATGGCTAGGATGGGCCCGGGACATATCGGCTCTCCTGCTGCACCTtcggaaaaaaagaacaaagagg GTAGCACTGCCTATGTGAAGAAGAATAGCAAAAACATCTGGGATGAGGATGAAGTGACTGAGGGAGCACATTTTGATGACCTCACCGACCCACGGCCACAGCCAGA GTATGAGATTGTGCTGAAGCAGTCAGTTGGGACTGAAGATTTGTTTCTTGGCTTGAGCAGAAAGGACCCTTCATCCATGTGTTGTGACAGCATGCTG GTAAGAGTTAAACTGCCAGATACAAAAGCATCTGATTTGGTTCTGGATGTGAGGGAGACATTTCTTGATCTCAGAACTCCAAAGTA TAAGTTGGGCCTTCACCTGCCTCACCCAGTGCACAAACAGGAGGGGAATGCCAGATTCATTGTAGAGAGAGAAGAACTGGAGATCACACTGCCCATGAACAGACCAATGGACTGCATCAACCTGAcatga